From a single Pseudalkalibacillus hwajinpoensis genomic region:
- a CDS encoding NAD(P)/FAD-dependent oxidoreductase, with product MKYDVIVIGGGPSGLMASVSAAEHGASVLLVDKGNKLGRKLAISGGGRCNVTNRLPLDELIKFIPGNGKFLYSAFNIFNNEDIIKFFEDLGIQLKEEDHGRMFPVTDDAKSVVNALLDKVRKLNVTIQVNTPVEKVLYQNGAVSGVRLQTKEEITASNVIIAVGGKSVPHTGSTGDGYAWAAEGGHTITDLYPTEVPVTSSELFIKNKELQGLSLRDVALSVLNPKGKVIKTHRWDMIFTHIGLSGPAVLRCSQYVVKAMKKFNAQYIPLQIDAIPDQNEEEIYREHMKIAKEEPKKAIKNIWKSKVPERYMLFLLNKAELSPETTYAHLSKEKVRDYVRLLKQFQVAIDGTLPIDKAFVTGGGVSLKEIHPKEMASKFTEGLYFCGEVLDIHGYTGGYNITAAFVTGYTAGKSAAERKAEVAD from the coding sequence ATGAAATATGATGTCATTGTGATTGGCGGCGGTCCGTCCGGACTCATGGCGTCTGTATCAGCGGCGGAACACGGAGCATCTGTGCTGCTCGTTGATAAAGGAAACAAACTCGGTAGAAAACTGGCTATATCCGGGGGCGGAAGATGCAATGTTACAAATCGACTTCCGCTCGACGAGCTCATTAAATTCATCCCAGGTAACGGTAAGTTTCTATACAGCGCATTTAATATCTTTAATAATGAAGATATCATAAAATTCTTTGAAGATCTCGGCATTCAGCTAAAGGAAGAAGATCACGGGAGAATGTTTCCCGTCACAGACGATGCAAAATCTGTTGTGAACGCACTTCTAGACAAAGTACGGAAACTAAATGTGACCATTCAAGTAAATACGCCTGTTGAAAAGGTATTGTATCAAAACGGTGCTGTTTCAGGGGTAAGACTTCAAACAAAAGAAGAAATCACAGCGTCCAACGTAATTATTGCCGTTGGAGGTAAATCAGTACCACATACTGGTTCCACTGGCGATGGCTATGCATGGGCAGCAGAAGGTGGCCACACGATTACTGACCTTTATCCAACTGAGGTGCCAGTGACTTCAAGTGAACTTTTTATTAAAAACAAAGAACTACAGGGGTTATCCCTTCGAGACGTCGCCTTATCCGTTCTAAATCCGAAAGGAAAAGTGATCAAAACACACAGATGGGACATGATTTTCACCCACATCGGTTTATCTGGACCAGCGGTCCTTCGCTGCAGTCAGTATGTCGTGAAGGCAATGAAGAAATTCAATGCGCAGTATATCCCACTTCAAATTGATGCCATTCCCGATCAAAATGAAGAAGAAATTTATCGTGAACATATGAAAATCGCAAAAGAAGAGCCGAAAAAGGCCATTAAAAACATTTGGAAAAGCAAAGTACCAGAACGATATATGCTTTTCCTTCTTAATAAAGCAGAGTTATCACCTGAGACGACCTATGCACATTTATCAAAAGAAAAAGTGCGTGACTACGTCCGTCTTTTAAAACAATTCCAGGTCGCCATTGACGGCACACTGCCTATTGATAAAGCATTCGTTACCGGCGGCGGTGTATCACTAAAAGAAATACATCCAAAAGAAATGGCCTCCAAATTCACAGAAGGACTCTACTTCTGCGGAGAAGTCCTCGACATCCACGGCTACACAGGCGGATACAACATCACAGCAGCCTTCGTAACCGGCTACACAGCAGGAAAAAGCGCAGCGGAAAGAAAAGCGGAAGTGGCCGATTAG
- a CDS encoding putative polysaccharide biosynthesis protein, with amino-acid sequence MSDSNLIRGTMLLTAATLFSRVLGMIYMFPFTALVGTQGVALYQYAYTPYTIMLSLSTVGIPLAVSKFVSKYHTLGDYRTGRRLFKSGLILMTFTGFIAFLALFLMAEPIARIVIDEGSEGNTIADVTLVIRVVSMALLIVPIMSLTRGFFQGLQSMGPTAVSQVVEQIFRIVFILASSVIIINVMDGEAATAATYATFGAFVGAVGGLMVVFWYYRKRKPELDRHLAESTVDYNVSLSDMYKEIITYALPFVVVGLAIPLYLQVDTFLINPALKSVGYDQPSYESVFAIITGLAHKLIMIPVSLATALAMTIIPAITKSFTSNKDAILQKQLTQTFQILLFLTTPAAIGLAVLSDPVFRVLYPTVNQDLGSSLLMWYAPSAILFALFSVTAAILQGVNKQKFAVYSLLAGLGLKAGLTYPLVVLFEGKGAIFATNIGLLTSVLITIFIIKRFTNYQFGFIFRRVLLIGIFVGIMAVAAKAATLPLESAMPNLYLSASEGGSMLYSIINLLVGITVGGVIYLWLSYRSNLAGLVLGERFSFLKRR; translated from the coding sequence ATGTCTGATTCAAATTTGATCAGAGGGACGATGCTGCTTACAGCTGCGACCCTTTTTTCTAGAGTACTGGGAATGATCTACATGTTTCCGTTTACTGCCCTGGTTGGAACACAGGGGGTAGCACTCTATCAGTATGCATATACACCATATACGATTATGCTTAGCTTATCGACTGTTGGTATTCCGCTTGCTGTTTCAAAGTTCGTGTCGAAATATCACACGTTAGGGGATTATCGAACAGGAAGAAGACTCTTTAAATCAGGGCTTATACTAATGACGTTCACTGGTTTCATCGCATTCCTTGCGTTATTTTTAATGGCAGAACCAATTGCTCGCATCGTCATTGACGAAGGAAGCGAAGGGAACACCATCGCAGATGTTACGCTCGTTATTCGCGTCGTCAGTATGGCTTTATTAATTGTACCGATCATGAGTTTGACGCGTGGTTTCTTCCAGGGGCTGCAATCCATGGGGCCAACTGCGGTTTCACAGGTTGTTGAACAAATTTTCCGTATCGTATTTATTCTTGCATCAAGTGTAATTATCATAAATGTGATGGACGGTGAAGCAGCGACTGCCGCCACGTATGCAACATTTGGTGCATTTGTAGGCGCGGTGGGTGGTCTGATGGTAGTCTTCTGGTATTACAGAAAGCGCAAGCCTGAACTTGATCGGCATCTTGCTGAAAGTACAGTGGATTACAATGTTTCCCTTTCAGATATGTATAAGGAAATTATTACGTATGCCCTTCCGTTTGTAGTGGTAGGTCTTGCGATTCCGTTGTATCTCCAGGTTGATACATTTCTAATAAATCCCGCCCTAAAGAGTGTTGGGTATGATCAACCTTCATATGAGTCTGTTTTTGCCATTATTACGGGACTTGCTCACAAGTTGATAATGATTCCAGTTTCACTTGCAACAGCGCTTGCGATGACGATTATCCCGGCAATTACTAAATCATTTACATCAAACAAAGATGCGATTCTTCAGAAGCAGCTGACACAAACGTTTCAAATATTGTTATTCCTTACGACGCCAGCTGCGATTGGTCTAGCTGTACTATCAGATCCTGTGTTTCGTGTTCTTTATCCAACCGTTAATCAGGACCTTGGTAGTTCATTGTTAATGTGGTACGCCCCTTCAGCGATTTTGTTCGCACTCTTTTCAGTAACAGCAGCGATTCTTCAAGGCGTTAATAAACAGAAGTTTGCAGTTTATAGTTTATTAGCTGGTTTAGGATTGAAAGCTGGATTAACATATCCACTCGTTGTTTTATTTGAAGGAAAAGGTGCTATATTTGCTACAAACATCGGGCTATTAACATCTGTTCTTATTACGATATTCATCATCAAGCGTTTTACCAATTATCAATTTGGCTTCATTTTTAGAAGGGTTTTGTTGATCGGTATTTTTGTTGGGATCATGGCAGTTGCTGCAAAAGCAGCTACATTACCACTTGAATCAGCTATGCCTAATCTTTACCTTTCAGCAAGTGAAGGTGGTAGCATGCTTTATTCCATTATTAATCTTTTAGTTGGAATTACAGTAGGAGGAGTTATTTATCTGTGGCTTTCCTATCGTTCAAATCTTGCTGGGTTAGTACTTGGTGAACGATTCTCATTCTTAAAACGCCGTTAA
- a CDS encoding DUF6884 domain-containing protein, whose translation MTEKVGLLATARKKSNKSAPVTEFYQSPLFQKTLEYALHHYDRMYFYNAKDGLLLPDDIMDPYDVSIKTFTHQQREEWAQKVIEQFSSYESSSNITVCLHGGSVYRKHLEPQLNRFDYYYEVPLKGLGIGEQLSWYQKNSV comes from the coding sequence ATGACAGAGAAAGTTGGACTTTTAGCAACTGCACGAAAGAAAAGCAACAAATCAGCACCTGTTACCGAGTTCTATCAGAGTCCTTTATTTCAAAAAACGCTTGAATACGCTTTGCACCACTATGACCGCATGTATTTCTATAATGCCAAAGACGGTCTATTATTACCAGACGATATAATGGATCCGTACGATGTTTCAATTAAAACATTTACACACCAACAACGAGAAGAATGGGCTCAAAAAGTGATTGAGCAATTCTCTTCGTATGAATCTTCCTCAAATATAACAGTATGTTTACATGGGGGCTCCGTCTACCGCAAACATCTCGAACCTCAGCTCAATCGTTTTGATTATTATTATGAAGTACCGCTCAAAGGTCTGGGCATTGGCGAACAGCTGAGCTGGTACCAGAAAAACTCAGTATAA
- a CDS encoding pseudouridine synthase, whose amino-acid sequence MRLDKLLANMGYGTRKEVKKLLKTGIVRIDEEVSKDPKQHVDPEVNIVTVHDEPVEYREYIYLMMNKPGGVISATEDEDETVIDLLIPEDQVFEPFPVGRLDKDTEGLLVITNDGKLAHHLTSPKHHVPKTYFARVSGMVSEEDVEAFRKGVTLDDGYVTKPGELNIIEEGETSQIELTIHEGKFHQVKRMFEAVGKKVVYLQRIQMGELLLDRNLEPGEYRELTEDEVAFLQK is encoded by the coding sequence ATGCGTTTAGATAAGTTGCTTGCCAATATGGGATATGGAACTCGAAAAGAGGTAAAGAAGCTTCTCAAGACCGGGATCGTCCGTATAGATGAAGAAGTTTCAAAGGATCCGAAACAACATGTTGATCCAGAGGTTAACATTGTAACCGTACATGATGAACCCGTAGAATATCGAGAATATATTTATTTGATGATGAATAAACCAGGGGGCGTTATTTCTGCGACAGAAGATGAAGATGAAACTGTCATCGATTTATTAATTCCTGAAGATCAGGTTTTTGAACCATTTCCAGTTGGCCGTCTTGACAAAGATACGGAAGGTTTACTTGTTATCACAAATGATGGGAAACTAGCTCATCATCTAACATCACCGAAACATCATGTCCCCAAAACGTATTTTGCACGGGTGAGCGGAATGGTATCCGAAGAAGATGTTGAAGCATTCAGGAAAGGCGTAACCCTTGATGATGGTTATGTTACAAAGCCAGGTGAACTAAACATTATTGAAGAAGGGGAAACTTCTCAGATTGAATTAACCATTCATGAAGGCAAGTTTCATCAAGTGAAACGCATGTTTGAAGCAGTAGGGAAGAAGGTTGTTTATTTACAACGAATTCAAATGGGTGAACTTCTTCTTGACCGCAATCTTGAACCAGGAGAGTACCGAGAACTAACAGAAGATGAAGTAGCCTTTCTACAAAAGTGA
- a CDS encoding PRC-barrel domain-containing protein: MIKVGEKLNGSKLSSRSTAEFKVKQIYFDSSLRRVTYVELDRKEASNEKDAVPDHHAGEMLHSIQASGGQFTPDNYPVTDDDRKTKGVHKNLIVPYNQLTWKQDSITLNEHNEEVQSAALADQHSYTSLHKAEVLTEDGEELGKVKEVVIKPDGEIDGLELSKGFLSDFLSSEHPYLKLNESVNFQHGKVIVPAGYHHYLKK; this comes from the coding sequence ATGATTAAGGTTGGAGAAAAATTAAACGGTAGCAAACTTAGCAGTCGTTCAACTGCTGAATTTAAAGTAAAGCAAATTTATTTTGATTCGTCTTTACGTCGAGTAACCTATGTTGAGCTTGATAGGAAAGAGGCTTCTAACGAAAAAGATGCTGTGCCGGATCATCACGCGGGAGAAATGCTTCATTCGATCCAGGCATCTGGAGGGCAATTTACTCCGGATAACTATCCTGTTACTGATGATGATCGTAAAACGAAAGGCGTGCATAAGAATCTCATTGTTCCTTATAATCAGCTCACGTGGAAACAAGATAGCATTACGCTTAACGAACATAATGAAGAAGTACAATCCGCTGCCCTTGCTGATCAACACTCTTACACGTCATTGCATAAGGCTGAAGTACTTACAGAAGATGGAGAAGAACTTGGGAAAGTGAAAGAAGTTGTCATTAAACCGGATGGCGAAATCGATGGGTTAGAGCTTTCTAAAGGTTTCTTATCTGATTTTCTTTCAAGCGAGCATCCTTATCTCAAATTGAATGAATCTGTGAATTTTCAGCACGGAAAAGTGATTGTTCCAGCAGGATATCATCATTATCTCAAAAAATAA
- a CDS encoding DeoR family transcriptional regulator has product MLGSGSLSITSTDRMMTRIKSIYLFISKHGTVSTNELVEEFGITQRTVQRDLNVLAYNELVKSPNRGFWTTTSKRVKVG; this is encoded by the coding sequence ATGTTAGGGAGTGGTTCTTTGAGTATAACTTCAACTGATCGTATGATGACCCGTATCAAGTCTATCTATCTTTTTATTAGCAAGCATGGTACTGTCAGCACAAATGAGTTAGTTGAAGAGTTTGGGATTACCCAGCGAACAGTTCAAAGAGATTTGAACGTACTGGCCTACAATGAATTAGTCAAAAGCCCAAACCGAGGATTCTGGACAACCACGAGTAAGAGAGTTAAAGTAGGATAA
- a CDS encoding potassium channel family protein, which translates to MFIRIFIKKAIKLNNRFLFYASLALVLVSAMIMRLIEPETFPTLFEALWWVMTTVTTVGYGDYFPVSIGGRIYAMFLYIVGIGLIGVVIGKFVDGFAEIKKRREEGKVPYEGNNHIVIIGWSQKASYAVSEIMDSEKCEIVIIDKLPKAPILEEHIHYIQGDAAEEAVLRKADIMNAKAVLVFSDDSIYDALLADGKSLIIASSIERLSAEIHTTVEVMKEEHIKNFRHVQVDEFVLSHEAISRMAVRSAFTKGISGVYSQLLSRSYGDNLYEIPVHQNWTTYREAFNALLEEGATLIADGDKMDINRRLDEAISRNAKLFVICDQGVYDKLKRRV; encoded by the coding sequence GTGTTTATACGAATATTCATTAAAAAAGCGATCAAACTTAATAACCGTTTCTTGTTTTATGCTTCGTTAGCCCTTGTATTGGTAAGTGCAATGATTATGCGTCTTATTGAGCCAGAGACATTTCCTACCCTGTTCGAGGCGTTATGGTGGGTAATGACAACCGTCACTACAGTTGGGTACGGAGATTATTTTCCAGTTTCAATTGGCGGGAGAATCTATGCAATGTTTCTCTATATTGTAGGAATTGGGTTGATTGGAGTAGTGATCGGTAAATTTGTTGATGGGTTTGCTGAGATAAAAAAAAGAAGGGAGGAAGGAAAGGTGCCATATGAGGGTAATAATCACATAGTCATTATTGGTTGGTCACAAAAAGCATCTTATGCAGTTTCTGAGATCATGGATTCGGAGAAGTGCGAAATTGTCATTATTGATAAGCTGCCTAAGGCTCCTATCCTGGAAGAACATATTCATTACATTCAGGGGGATGCTGCTGAGGAAGCAGTGCTTCGAAAAGCAGATATTATGAACGCAAAGGCCGTACTTGTTTTTTCAGATGATAGCATTTATGATGCTCTGCTAGCAGATGGGAAGTCATTGATCATTGCGAGTTCAATAGAACGATTGTCAGCAGAGATCCATACTACCGTTGAAGTAATGAAAGAAGAACACATTAAGAATTTCAGACATGTTCAAGTAGATGAGTTTGTGTTATCGCACGAGGCGATTTCTCGTATGGCGGTTCGATCTGCTTTTACAAAAGGAATTTCCGGTGTGTATTCACAACTTTTAAGTAGAAGTTATGGCGACAATTTATATGAAATACCTGTTCATCAAAATTGGACGACTTATCGGGAGGCATTCAATGCTCTGTTGGAAGAGGGTGCGACCCTCATCGCAGATGGCGATAAAATGGATATTAATCGTCGTCTGGACGAAGCGATTTCAAGGAATGCAAAACTATTTGTGATTTGTGATCAAGGGGTATACGACAAATTAAAAAGGCGGGTGTAG
- the pepV gene encoding dipeptidase PepV, which yields MSAVNWHDEVLKRKEHLLNDLKGLLEIKSVLNEEESSVEAPFGKEVREALDYMLALGKRDGFQTKDVKHVSGHLEFGEGEELIGILCHVDVVPAGSGWTTPAFEPEIRDGKLFARGAIDNKGPTIASYWAMMIVKELFPSLSRRIRMIIGTDEESSWRCVDTYFKNEEMPSMGFAPDAVFPIIHAEKGIADFEWTFPVLGGDISDLTLQSFESGERLNMVPDFASAVCAGDQEKLLKIQKEYKLYLMENELDGDATLDGELTLKMNGVSVHGSVPNKGINAAFKLSTFLENQPIDENGAMYIGFISKWLVDDVNGERLGVQFEDKVTGTLTMNAGTFSYSFNEGGKIGINLRYPVTCEFNEVTAKFERVTNPLSMSMNVLDHMTPHHVSKDHQLIEKLQRVYEKQTGEEAELLSIGGGTYARSLKAGVAFGALFKGEPQVAHQKDEYVDIADLLRAAAIYAEAIYELAK from the coding sequence ATGAGTGCAGTAAACTGGCATGATGAAGTCTTGAAGAGGAAAGAACATCTTCTGAATGATTTAAAAGGTCTGCTTGAAATTAAGAGTGTATTAAACGAAGAAGAAAGTAGTGTTGAAGCACCCTTTGGAAAAGAGGTCAGAGAAGCGCTGGATTATATGCTTGCATTAGGAAAGCGTGATGGGTTTCAAACGAAAGATGTGAAACATGTATCAGGTCATCTGGAGTTTGGCGAAGGAGAAGAACTCATTGGGATTTTATGCCACGTTGATGTTGTCCCTGCCGGGAGTGGCTGGACAACACCTGCGTTCGAACCGGAGATCCGCGATGGTAAACTTTTTGCAAGAGGTGCTATTGACAATAAAGGACCTACTATTGCTTCTTACTGGGCGATGATGATTGTTAAAGAGCTTTTCCCTTCCCTTTCAAGGCGGATTCGCATGATTATAGGTACGGATGAAGAAAGTTCATGGCGATGTGTCGATACATATTTTAAGAATGAAGAAATGCCTTCTATGGGTTTTGCTCCTGACGCTGTATTTCCAATCATTCATGCTGAAAAGGGAATTGCTGATTTTGAATGGACTTTCCCTGTTTTGGGTGGGGATATAAGCGATCTTACACTTCAGTCCTTCGAATCAGGTGAGCGTCTTAATATGGTCCCAGATTTTGCATCAGCAGTTTGTGCAGGTGATCAAGAGAAATTGCTTAAGATTCAAAAGGAATATAAGCTATATTTGATGGAAAATGAACTGGATGGGGATGCCACGCTTGATGGGGAGCTCACCCTGAAAATGAATGGTGTATCAGTGCATGGGTCAGTACCAAATAAAGGGATTAATGCAGCCTTCAAGCTCTCCACATTCCTCGAAAACCAGCCCATTGATGAGAATGGGGCAATGTATATAGGGTTTATTTCTAAGTGGTTGGTTGACGATGTTAATGGAGAGCGTCTAGGCGTCCAGTTCGAGGATAAGGTTACTGGGACCCTTACAATGAATGCTGGAACGTTTTCTTATTCGTTTAATGAAGGTGGTAAGATTGGGATAAACCTTCGTTATCCGGTTACCTGTGAATTTAATGAAGTAACAGCAAAGTTTGAAAGAGTAACAAACCCTCTTTCAATGTCAATGAACGTGCTAGATCATATGACACCTCATCATGTTTCTAAAGATCATCAACTAATCGAGAAACTTCAACGTGTTTATGAGAAGCAAACAGGTGAAGAGGCTGAGCTACTGTCAATCGGAGGAGGTACTTATGCCCGCTCCCTTAAAGCTGGTGTGGCTTTTGGTGCCTTGTTTAAAGGTGAACCTCAAGTTGCACATCAGAAAGATGAGTATGTAGATATAGCGGATTTACTGAGAGCTGCTGCTATTTATGCCGAAGCTATCTATGAACTTGCAAAATAA
- the cysK gene encoding cysteine synthase A, giving the protein MIYENMADLIGNTPLLKLNRVPNSNGAKIYAKLEYFNPSRSVKDRAAYNMIIQAEEKGLLKDGSTIIEPTSGNTGIGLAMNAAANGYPAIIVMPDNATQERIKLLKAYGAKVVLTPSSEKMPGAIRKAKEIAETIDNSFIPMQFENEANPDAHRTSTAIEIIEGMKELGVTPAAFVSTAGTGGTVTGTGEVLKEHYPDLTVHVVEPEGSPVLSGGKPGKHKLVGTSPGFIPDILNTSIYDEIIQITDEQAYEVTRKLAREEGLLVGPSSGAAVYAAMQVADRLSPDQVVVTMTCDSGERYLSSDLFSSL; this is encoded by the coding sequence ATGATCTATGAAAATATGGCTGATCTTATCGGCAACACTCCGCTACTTAAATTAAACCGTGTTCCGAATTCTAATGGAGCCAAAATTTATGCCAAACTTGAATATTTTAATCCAAGTCGAAGCGTAAAAGACCGAGCAGCCTACAATATGATTATACAGGCTGAAGAGAAAGGACTATTGAAAGACGGATCGACAATTATTGAACCTACATCCGGTAACACGGGGATCGGGCTTGCTATGAATGCTGCTGCGAATGGTTATCCTGCTATTATCGTCATGCCTGATAATGCTACACAGGAACGCATTAAGCTTCTAAAGGCTTATGGTGCAAAAGTTGTTCTTACTCCTTCATCAGAAAAGATGCCTGGAGCCATTAGGAAAGCTAAAGAAATTGCAGAGACAATTGATAATAGTTTCATTCCAATGCAATTCGAAAACGAGGCGAACCCTGATGCACATAGAACATCTACGGCGATCGAAATCATTGAAGGAATGAAGGAACTCGGAGTAACACCCGCTGCTTTTGTCTCAACAGCAGGAACCGGAGGGACAGTGACAGGGACTGGAGAAGTTCTAAAAGAACACTATCCAGACCTCACAGTTCATGTTGTGGAACCTGAAGGGTCCCCTGTACTTTCTGGAGGAAAACCCGGGAAACATAAGCTTGTAGGAACAAGCCCTGGATTTATACCTGATATTCTAAACACTTCCATTTACGATGAAATCATTCAAATCACTGACGAACAGGCTTATGAAGTAACGAGAAAACTCGCTCGCGAAGAAGGGCTTCTAGTTGGTCCTTCGTCAGGGGCTGCCGTTTATGCAGCAATGCAGGTTGCAGATCGCCTATCACCAGATCAAGTTGTCGTTACAATGACCTGTGATTCAGGTGAACGTTATCTCTCAAGTGATCTATTTAGTTCCTTATAA
- the thpR gene encoding RNA 2',3'-cyclic phosphodiesterase, translating into MSTHYFIALPIEQQLRDKLEKIQHGYDLRLYKHHVYPEDFHVTMAFLGQASEEQLLSLHNGLQNVVENFRPFNIEIERIAGFGSKDQPRVLFAEVKINERLEQLHRKVVAVCSTAGFVSDQRAYRPHITLAKKWRFSDRKIASDWPVFKSENQEVYSLKLYKVAPNEKPRYQCVESYAFNEL; encoded by the coding sequence TTGAGTACTCATTATTTTATTGCTCTCCCTATTGAACAACAATTGAGAGATAAGCTAGAAAAGATTCAACATGGTTATGATCTAAGGTTATATAAACATCATGTATATCCTGAAGATTTTCATGTAACAATGGCTTTCCTTGGTCAAGCATCAGAAGAGCAATTGCTTTCTCTACATAACGGCTTACAAAACGTGGTAGAGAATTTCCGTCCATTTAATATTGAAATTGAACGAATTGCAGGATTTGGATCAAAGGACCAACCTCGCGTCCTCTTTGCAGAAGTTAAGATAAACGAAAGATTAGAGCAGCTCCATAGAAAAGTCGTAGCTGTTTGCTCGACTGCTGGATTTGTATCTGATCAAAGAGCGTACCGTCCTCACATCACGCTTGCTAAGAAATGGCGTTTTTCTGACAGAAAGATAGCATCTGATTGGCCTGTATTTAAAAGTGAAAATCAAGAAGTTTATTCTTTAAAGCTCTATAAAGTAGCCCCAAATGAAAAGCCGCGATATCAATGTGTTGAGTCTTATGCGTTTAATGAGCTATAA
- a CDS encoding CidA/LrgA family protein, producing the protein MRLMSYNLFVTTLQIGLLFGFYLVGSFLQNAFHLPVPGSVMGMVLLLIGLYLKWVPIGWISIGASALLNHLPLLFIPVTVGIMQHLDFFSGKSLWLIPIVLISTWIVMGVTGWMGQTLGNRKE; encoded by the coding sequence ATGCGTTTAATGAGCTATAACCTGTTTGTAACCACCTTACAGATTGGCCTACTGTTTGGTTTTTATCTTGTCGGAAGTTTTCTGCAAAATGCGTTTCATCTTCCTGTACCTGGAAGTGTTATGGGGATGGTTCTATTATTAATCGGCCTTTATTTAAAATGGGTGCCAATCGGATGGATATCAATAGGTGCTTCTGCATTGCTAAACCATTTACCTCTGCTTTTCATTCCTGTGACAGTCGGGATCATGCAACACCTCGATTTCTTTAGTGGAAAAAGTCTCTGGCTAATCCCAATCGTTCTCATAAGTACTTGGATTGTGATGGGGGTAACAGGATGGATGGGGCAAACACTAGGGAATCGAAAGGAGTAA
- a CDS encoding LrgB family protein has product MMALQMIFWFLFTLVLYVVFRRLYQLVPYPFMIPVLTCTVFLVILLTTFDVTYDTYFSGGQWIDALLGPAIVALAFPLYKQRKLLNKYKVEILSTVLIASLLGILSGYWFAVIGGYNELITNTIISKNVTTPVAMEVANMSGGEPAIAVIFVMIAGIGGAVTGPWVFNILGISHFLGVGMALGGASHAIGTAKALEYGQKEAAVSSIVLGLCALCVSVLGPLLLKWIS; this is encoded by the coding sequence ATGATGGCATTGCAAATGATTTTCTGGTTTCTTTTTACACTTGTTCTTTATGTCGTGTTCCGCAGGCTTTATCAGCTTGTTCCATACCCATTTATGATACCGGTATTAACGTGTACTGTGTTTCTCGTTATCCTATTGACAACATTCGATGTTACTTATGACACATACTTTAGCGGTGGGCAGTGGATAGACGCATTGCTTGGCCCTGCGATCGTAGCGCTCGCTTTTCCACTCTATAAACAAAGAAAGCTGCTAAATAAGTATAAAGTAGAGATCCTGTCCACTGTGTTAATAGCCAGCTTGCTTGGCATTCTTTCTGGTTACTGGTTCGCTGTAATTGGAGGTTATAACGAATTAATTACAAACACAATCATTTCTAAAAACGTCACCACTCCTGTTGCGATGGAAGTAGCAAACATGTCTGGCGGTGAACCTGCTATAGCTGTTATTTTCGTTATGATCGCTGGGATTGGGGGTGCCGTTACGGGGCCGTGGGTGTTTAATATCCTTGGGATATCTCATTTTTTAGGAGTTGGAATGGCATTGGGAGGTGCTTCGCATGCCATTGGTACAGCTAAAGCACTGGAATATGGTCAAAAAGAGGCTGCAGTCAGTTCGATTGTGTTAGGTTTATGTGCCCTTTGTGTCTCCGTTCTTGGTCCACTATTATTAAAATGGATTTCCTAA